A part of Sulfurifustis variabilis genomic DNA contains:
- a CDS encoding sulfatase-like hydrolase/transferase translates to MKNNLVFVVLDSCRYDSFVAARKPAIDRLGGTELRYSYASWTSPSHYALLMGLMPHGSPPQVFASEVYKTEFVRWVDRLNIPNLSFKTFVPYLSLPKVLKELGYRTVARVSMPVLNQFTAINQYFDDYRLMSNHNDFAGMVRDASFTEDQPSFYFFNLGETHYPYMLPNLPRVSGVHGVFKELGEREAATSDHGGALSFFDPAEMKRLHDQQIRCVEYVDGVMGQLFDKAPPNTHFIITADHGECFGEDGYFGHGPIMHRKCFEVPYVEGKLAS, encoded by the coding sequence ATGAAAAACAACCTGGTGTTTGTCGTGCTGGACAGCTGTCGCTACGACAGCTTCGTCGCGGCCAGGAAGCCGGCCATCGACCGACTGGGAGGCACGGAGCTCCGTTACTCCTACGCGTCCTGGACGTCGCCGTCCCATTACGCGCTGCTCATGGGGCTCATGCCGCACGGCAGTCCGCCGCAGGTCTTCGCGTCGGAGGTGTACAAGACGGAGTTCGTGCGCTGGGTGGACCGCCTGAATATCCCGAACCTGTCGTTCAAGACGTTCGTTCCCTACCTTTCGCTGCCCAAGGTGCTCAAGGAGCTCGGGTACCGGACGGTCGCGCGGGTCTCGATGCCGGTGCTGAATCAGTTCACGGCGATCAACCAGTATTTCGACGACTACAGGCTGATGTCGAATCACAACGACTTCGCGGGCATGGTGCGGGACGCGAGCTTCACCGAAGACCAGCCGTCGTTCTACTTTTTCAATCTCGGCGAAACCCACTACCCCTACATGCTGCCGAACCTGCCGCGGGTCTCGGGCGTTCACGGCGTGTTCAAGGAGCTGGGCGAACGCGAGGCGGCGACCTCCGATCACGGCGGCGCCCTGTCGTTTTTCGACCCGGCGGAGATGAAGCGCCTGCACGACCAGCAGATCCGCTGCGTCGAGTACGTGGACGGCGTGATGGGCCAGCTGTTCGACAAGGCGCCGCCGAACACGCACTTCATCATCACGGCCGACCACGGGGAGTGCTTCGGCGAGGACGGCTATTTCGGGCACGGACCGATCATGCACAGGAAGTGCTTCGAGGTGCCCTACGTCGAAGGCAAGCTGGCAAGCTGA
- a CDS encoding CaiB/BaiF CoA transferase family protein produces MIGVPPNSRRADDAVRLRATAARPLGSLRVLDLTQLRAGPYCTRLLAGFGAQVIKVERPGKGDVLRDHGPFVGGRAGRERSIPFHWLNLGKKSVTLDLEASEGRELLWRLIRTADVLVESFAPRVKRRLGLTYDAARAANPRLVMTSISSFGESGPYRDYRANETVLYAMSGGMYTTGDADRAPLAARPAMTQFTAGMHAYIGTLMALFRRGPSGPGEHVEVSMQESALENVEIQLAEYLHEGKVARRKGNEHPLVPWRTYPCRDGYAAVIGGPLRHWAKAAEMFEEPRLLEPKLRHAAGRIEHRAEVESLLRPWLARHGKKDVYHMGQARGLAFGYVADLKDALESPQHRARGFFVDTDEHPEVGRLRVCGAPFLVRGADWTVGRAPLLGEHTAEVLTGCLGLSDDGIATLRERNVL; encoded by the coding sequence GTGATCGGCGTTCCCCCGAACAGCAGGCGCGCGGACGATGCCGTCCGCTTGCGCGCGACCGCGGCGCGGCCGCTGGGATCGCTGCGCGTCCTCGACCTGACGCAGCTCCGGGCCGGTCCCTACTGCACGCGGCTGCTCGCCGGGTTCGGCGCGCAGGTGATCAAGGTGGAGCGTCCGGGGAAGGGCGATGTGCTGCGCGATCACGGCCCGTTCGTGGGCGGTCGGGCCGGGAGGGAACGAAGCATTCCCTTTCATTGGCTCAATCTGGGAAAGAAAAGCGTCACCCTCGACCTGGAGGCATCCGAAGGACGGGAACTGCTCTGGCGGCTGATACGGACGGCCGACGTCCTGGTGGAGAGCTTCGCGCCACGCGTCAAACGCCGGCTGGGACTGACGTACGACGCGGCGCGCGCGGCAAACCCGCGGCTCGTCATGACGTCGATTTCGAGCTTCGGCGAGAGCGGGCCGTATCGGGACTATCGGGCGAACGAAACGGTCCTGTACGCGATGAGCGGCGGCATGTACACCACCGGCGACGCCGACCGGGCGCCGCTGGCGGCGCGACCGGCGATGACGCAGTTCACCGCGGGAATGCATGCGTACATCGGCACGCTGATGGCGCTGTTTCGCCGAGGTCCGAGCGGCCCCGGCGAGCACGTGGAGGTCTCCATGCAGGAAAGCGCGCTCGAGAACGTCGAGATCCAGCTGGCGGAGTACCTGCACGAAGGCAAGGTCGCGCGCCGCAAAGGCAACGAACATCCCCTGGTCCCGTGGCGGACCTATCCCTGCCGGGACGGCTACGCGGCGGTCATCGGCGGACCGCTGCGACACTGGGCGAAGGCGGCCGAGATGTTCGAAGAGCCGCGGCTGCTGGAGCCGAAGCTGCGGCATGCGGCCGGCCGCATCGAGCACCGCGCCGAGGTCGAGTCGCTCCTGCGTCCGTGGCTGGCCCGACACGGCAAGAAGGACGTCTATCACATGGGGCAGGCGCGAGGGCTCGCATTCGGGTACGTCGCCGATCTGAAGGATGCGCTCGAGTCCCCGCAGCACCGGGCCCGCGGGTTCTTCGTGGACACGGACGAACATCCGGAAGTCGGACGCCTGCGCGTCTGCGGCGCGCCGTTTCTAGTGCGCGGCGCGGACTGGACGGTGGGCCGCGCGCCGCTGCTCGGGGAGCATACGGCCGAAGTATTGACCGGCTGTCTCGGCCTGTCCGACGACGGCATCGCGACGTTGCGGGAACGGAACGTGCTATGA
- a CDS encoding CaiB/BaiF CoA transferase family protein — protein sequence MNDAHEAGAPLRGVRIIDLTHEWAGPHAARLMADFGAEVIKVEYLKRLDHMRGARKQGRAYDRQTRFLQLNRNKRSVTLDLRDARDRARFEGLLRLSDAVISNSRPGVLERLRLGYDDLRIVKPDIILMSLSACGQTGPEASYAGYGGGLEATSGIQSLTGYLPEEEPRRIRELDVTNGIAAAAALMTALVRRQLTGHGTWIDLSEIEAPTHALIGEELLALAVNGEQRRPMGNRDARDAPHGCYPCQGDDAWVVIAVTSEDMWAAFCEAIGRRDWAEDRRFATRSGRMRHHDELDAAIAGWTGARSASEVTDLLQRAGVGAGPVMSVADLAEDPHLQARRYFQSADAGGPDLRFPGFPFRLSGGGAAVRAPGPALGEGNAYLRHDLLGAPPEAVPAISEDDIRTDFDLEGEQDAPAYAAGRTKI from the coding sequence ATGAACGATGCGCACGAGGCCGGCGCTCCGCTTCGCGGCGTGCGTATCATCGACCTCACCCACGAATGGGCGGGTCCGCACGCCGCGCGACTCATGGCGGACTTCGGCGCGGAGGTCATCAAGGTGGAGTACCTGAAGCGCCTGGATCACATGCGCGGGGCGCGGAAACAGGGCAGGGCCTACGATCGCCAGACGCGCTTCCTCCAGCTCAACCGGAACAAGCGCTCGGTGACCCTGGATCTGCGCGACGCGCGCGATCGCGCGCGCTTCGAGGGGCTGCTCCGCCTGTCCGATGCGGTCATCTCGAACTCGCGCCCCGGCGTTCTGGAGCGGCTTCGTCTGGGATACGACGATCTCCGGATCGTGAAGCCGGACATCATTCTCATGTCGCTGAGCGCCTGCGGCCAGACGGGGCCCGAGGCGTCCTACGCGGGATACGGCGGCGGCCTGGAGGCGACGAGCGGCATTCAATCCCTCACGGGGTACCTGCCGGAGGAGGAGCCGCGTCGCATCCGGGAACTGGACGTCACCAACGGCATCGCCGCGGCGGCCGCGTTGATGACGGCGCTCGTTCGCCGGCAGCTGACGGGTCACGGAACGTGGATCGACCTTTCCGAAATCGAAGCGCCGACGCACGCCCTGATCGGCGAGGAGCTCCTGGCGCTGGCCGTCAACGGCGAGCAGAGACGCCCGATGGGAAACCGGGATGCCCGCGACGCGCCGCACGGCTGCTATCCGTGCCAGGGGGACGATGCGTGGGTGGTGATCGCCGTAACCTCGGAAGACATGTGGGCCGCGTTCTGCGAGGCGATCGGTCGGCGGGACTGGGCCGAGGATCGTCGGTTCGCGACGCGCTCGGGGCGCATGCGTCACCATGACGAGCTCGATGCCGCAATCGCGGGCTGGACCGGCGCCCGAAGCGCGAGCGAGGTGACCGACCTGCTCCAGCGCGCCGGCGTCGGCGCGGGGCCGGTGATGAGCGTGGCCGATCTCGCCGAAGACCCGCATCTGCAGGCACGCCGTTACTTCCAGTCCGCGGACGCGGGCGGCCCGGACCTCCGCTTCCCCGGTTTTCCGTTTCGGCTGTCGGGCGGAGGCGCGGCCGTGCGCGCGCCCGGGCCGGCGCTGGGCGAGGGCAACGCGTACCTCCGCCACGACCTGCTGGGCGCACCGCCGGAGGCGGTCCCGGCGATCTCGGAAGACGACATCCGCACGGACTTCGACCTGGAAGGGGAACAGGACGCACCCGCGTACGCCGCGGGCAGGACGAAAATTTGA
- a CDS encoding sulfotransferase family protein: MSRNEPTRGPLFILGAPRSNTSLVCAMLGQHPELYGMPELNLFCADSMDDFWIRFTGAKQFMRHGLLRTVAQLYGGEQNMRTVEMAMLWCQERLQKTTAEVHHELCAKVAPRMLVDKSPTYVFEPQMMMRIQAAFPDAYFLHLVRHPMSQGKSMLKFSQLALVIMDSIDYSGDEPAIDPQILWYRVQRNILAFLPNVAPERRLLVKAENILGSPREELTRICEWLGISTDDIAIDEMLHPEQSPYAGFGPIGANLGNDPNFLRSPAFRGGAVAPASLLEPLPWRPDGRGFYREVIQMALRLGYELPHGAEAVPAGPSAGSDDVVDEVSATEVQGGYGLQRALISGRIQRKRAFVQEFMSRDPTLRNPTVYPTSSTPQETEQRRRDLEYRRSWLFAALEEADRELTTTQTKPEDPTGQNDGSAAADRSGTTAPRPTEKKAD, translated from the coding sequence ATGAGCCGGAACGAACCGACAAGGGGCCCGCTCTTCATTCTGGGCGCGCCGCGCTCCAATACGTCGCTCGTGTGCGCCATGCTGGGGCAGCACCCGGAGCTCTACGGCATGCCGGAGCTGAACCTGTTCTGCGCCGACAGCATGGACGACTTCTGGATCCGCTTCACCGGCGCGAAGCAGTTCATGCGGCACGGGCTGCTGCGCACCGTCGCGCAGCTCTACGGCGGCGAGCAGAACATGCGGACCGTCGAGATGGCGATGCTGTGGTGCCAGGAACGGCTGCAGAAAACGACCGCCGAGGTGCACCACGAGCTGTGCGCGAAGGTCGCGCCGCGGATGCTGGTCGACAAGAGCCCGACCTACGTGTTCGAGCCGCAGATGATGATGCGCATCCAGGCGGCCTTCCCGGACGCCTATTTTCTGCATCTGGTCCGGCACCCGATGTCGCAGGGCAAGTCGATGCTCAAGTTCTCGCAGCTCGCCCTCGTGATCATGGACTCGATCGACTATTCGGGCGACGAGCCCGCGATCGATCCGCAGATTCTCTGGTACCGCGTGCAGAGGAATATCCTCGCCTTCCTTCCGAACGTCGCGCCGGAGCGCCGGCTCCTCGTGAAGGCGGAGAACATTCTGGGTTCGCCGCGGGAGGAGTTGACGCGCATTTGCGAGTGGCTCGGGATATCGACGGACGACATCGCCATCGACGAGATGCTGCACCCCGAACAGTCGCCGTATGCCGGGTTCGGGCCCATCGGCGCGAACCTGGGAAACGATCCCAACTTTCTGCGCTCGCCCGCGTTTCGCGGCGGCGCCGTCGCGCCTGCCTCGTTGCTCGAGCCGTTGCCGTGGCGGCCGGACGGCCGCGGTTTTTATCGCGAGGTCATCCAGATGGCGCTCCGGCTCGGCTACGAGCTGCCCCATGGGGCGGAAGCCGTGCCCGCGGGCCCGTCGGCGGGGAGCGACGACGTCGTCGATGAAGTGTCCGCCACCGAGGTGCAGGGCGGTTACGGGCTCCAGCGCGCGCTGATATCCGGGAGGATCCAGCGCAAGCGGGCGTTCGTGCAGGAATTCATGAGCCGCGACCCGACCCTTCGCAACCCGACGGTCTACCCGACCTCGAGCACGCCGCAGGAGACGGAGCAGCGACGGCGCGACCTCGAGTACCGGCGCAGCTGGCTGTTCGCCGCCCTGGAAGAGGCCGATCGGGAACTGACGACCACGCAGACGAAGCCGGAAGATCCCACGGGCCAGAACGACGGAAGCGCCGCGGCCGATCGGTCCGGGACGACCGCGCCGCGGCCGACGGAGAAGAAAGCCGACTGA